From a region of the Roseivirga sp. 4D4 genome:
- a CDS encoding aminotransferase class V-fold PLP-dependent enzyme, whose amino-acid sequence MNNRRSFIRKTFLTAGTLSIGSLFQKSIAADIADAFRELRIMTPEAAAQDEELWSRIQQAYTASNQIINLNNGGVSPQPKVVQDAANRYYTYANEAPSYYMWRILDQGREPLRTKLATLAGVSQEELAINRNTTEAINTVIFGLNLKAGDEVVLTKYDYPNMINAWKQREKRDGIVLRWLDFDIPMESDDEVIEKFKEAITTRTKVFHITHMINWTGHIMPAKALCALAKANNIYSIVDGAHTFAHLDFKISDLGCDFFGTSLHKWLCAPFGTGLLYIRKERIKDVWPLLASPENQIDNIRKFENIGTRSFAIEQAIGSAIDFHNAIGAARKAARLKYLKQFWIDQVKDIDKVKFYTSTKPSLSGALFNFGIEGMDAGPVHNALFRTHKIHTSPIKWEKVNGPRITPHVYTKKYDMERLVEAIDAVALK is encoded by the coding sequence ATGAACAATCGTAGATCTTTTATCCGAAAGACCTTTCTGACAGCAGGAACGCTTTCTATCGGTTCTCTCTTTCAGAAATCAATAGCTGCAGATATCGCAGATGCCTTCCGTGAATTAAGGATTATGACACCAGAAGCTGCCGCTCAAGACGAAGAGCTCTGGTCAAGAATACAACAAGCCTATACTGCATCTAATCAAATCATCAACCTGAATAATGGTGGCGTAAGTCCACAGCCGAAAGTAGTCCAAGATGCGGCCAATCGGTACTACACTTATGCCAATGAAGCTCCCTCCTATTATATGTGGAGGATTCTGGATCAGGGTCGAGAACCACTGAGGACTAAATTAGCCACCTTAGCTGGTGTGAGCCAAGAGGAGTTGGCCATCAATCGTAACACCACTGAAGCGATTAACACCGTAATCTTCGGTCTTAATTTGAAAGCAGGCGATGAGGTGGTCCTGACCAAGTATGACTACCCTAATATGATCAATGCCTGGAAGCAGCGAGAAAAACGGGACGGAATTGTCCTTAGGTGGTTAGACTTTGATATTCCGATGGAAAGTGACGATGAAGTTATTGAGAAGTTCAAAGAAGCAATCACTACGAGAACTAAAGTTTTTCATATAACACATATGATCAACTGGACGGGCCATATTATGCCGGCTAAAGCGCTATGTGCGCTTGCCAAAGCCAACAATATCTATTCAATAGTAGATGGTGCCCATACTTTCGCACATTTAGACTTCAAAATCTCTGATTTAGGTTGTGACTTTTTTGGCACCAGTCTTCACAAATGGCTATGTGCCCCTTTTGGCACAGGTTTGCTCTACATTAGGAAGGAAAGAATCAAGGATGTTTGGCCTCTACTGGCTTCGCCCGAAAATCAAATCGATAATATCCGGAAGTTTGAAAATATTGGAACCCGTTCTTTCGCTATAGAGCAGGCTATTGGCTCAGCCATTGACTTTCACAATGCCATAGGAGCAGCGAGAAAAGCAGCACGCTTAAAGTATTTAAAGCAGTTCTGGATCGATCAAGTCAAAGACATTGATAAAGTAAAATTCTATACCAGTACAAAACCCAGCCTCAGTGGAGCTCTCTTTAACTTTGGTATAGAAGGGATGGATGCCGGACCAGTACATAATGCATTATTCCGCACGCATAAGATTCATACAAGCCCTATTAAATGGGAGAAGGTAAACGGTCCAAGAATCACTCCCCATGTTTATACCAAGAAATATGACATGGAAAGATTGGTTGAGGCCATAGATGCAGTTGCCTTAAAATAA
- the purH gene encoding bifunctional phosphoribosylaminoimidazolecarboxamide formyltransferase/IMP cyclohydrolase, translated as MSQIKIKSALVSVFYKDNLAPIIDLLKANGVTIYSTGGTQKFIEDQGAEVIPVEDLTSYPSIFGGRVKTLHPKIFGGILYRRDHEGDQGQASEFEIPSIDLVIVDLYPFEETVASGAPEQDIVEKIDIGGISLIRAAAKNFKDVLIVSSREQYPALETLLSEKDCSSDLSDRRKFAAESFDISSHYDSAIFNYFNQDEGLDKFKVSERTGKQLRYGENPHQAGQFFGPLNDLFDQLNGKELSYNNLVDIDAAVSLIEEFDNSDNAFAILKHTNACGMATGNDVKDAYLRAFAADTVSAFGGVLVTNQVVDLAAAEEMHKLFFEVLIAPGFNDDALELLKSKKNRVLLVKKQNLTAQKQFKSLLNGVIVQDRDLVSDKSADFKLVTKKDVTTTEKEALEFASKICKHTKSNTIVLAKDGQLLASGVGQTSRVDALRQAIEKAKSFGFDLNGSVMASDAFFPFPDCVEIAHGEGISAVIQPGGSIKDELSINFCDDHSMAMVFTGTRHFKH; from the coding sequence ATGTCGCAAATAAAAATCAAATCCGCTTTAGTATCAGTATTTTACAAGGATAATCTCGCTCCAATTATCGACCTTCTGAAGGCGAATGGAGTAACCATTTATTCTACCGGTGGCACACAGAAATTCATCGAAGATCAAGGTGCCGAAGTGATACCCGTTGAGGACTTGACTAGCTACCCATCTATTTTCGGTGGCCGCGTAAAAACATTACACCCAAAAATCTTCGGAGGAATTCTTTACAGAAGGGATCACGAAGGGGATCAAGGGCAGGCATCCGAATTTGAAATTCCAAGTATTGATTTGGTCATTGTTGATCTTTATCCCTTCGAAGAAACAGTGGCTTCTGGAGCTCCAGAGCAAGACATTGTGGAGAAAATCGATATTGGAGGAATTTCGCTAATCAGAGCGGCTGCAAAAAATTTCAAGGACGTACTGATCGTTTCTTCTAGAGAGCAATATCCGGCATTGGAGACTTTGTTGAGCGAAAAAGACTGTTCATCTGACCTTTCAGATCGAAGAAAGTTCGCGGCTGAATCATTTGATATTTCATCTCACTACGACAGTGCCATCTTCAATTACTTTAATCAGGACGAAGGGCTAGACAAATTCAAAGTAAGTGAGCGTACAGGCAAGCAATTGCGCTACGGAGAAAACCCTCACCAAGCAGGGCAATTCTTTGGGCCATTGAACGACCTTTTCGATCAACTAAATGGCAAGGAGCTTTCCTACAATAATCTAGTTGACATTGATGCGGCTGTTTCGCTCATCGAGGAGTTTGACAATAGTGACAATGCCTTCGCTATACTGAAGCATACGAATGCCTGCGGTATGGCAACAGGTAACGATGTAAAAGACGCTTATTTAAGGGCTTTTGCGGCTGACACTGTGAGTGCCTTTGGAGGGGTATTAGTTACCAACCAAGTGGTAGACCTTGCAGCGGCTGAAGAAATGCACAAGCTCTTTTTTGAAGTATTGATTGCACCTGGTTTCAATGATGATGCCTTGGAATTGCTCAAAAGCAAAAAGAATAGGGTACTACTCGTTAAGAAGCAAAACCTGACAGCACAGAAACAATTCAAGAGCCTATTGAATGGCGTAATTGTTCAGGACAGAGATTTGGTTTCGGATAAATCAGCCGATTTCAAGCTGGTAACCAAAAAGGATGTAACTACTACTGAAAAAGAAGCGCTTGAGTTTGCATCTAAAATCTGCAAGCACACCAAATCTAATACCATTGTACTGGCCAAAGACGGTCAGCTTTTAGCCAGCGGTGTTGGACAAACTTCAAGAGTAGATGCGCTCAGACAAGCGATTGAAAAGGCCAAGTCATTTGGGTTTGACCTTAATGGCTCAGTGATGGCATCAGACGCTTTCTTCCCTTTTCCTGATTGTGTTGAAATAGCACACGGAGAGGGTATCTCAGCCGTTATTCAACCAGGCGGTTCCATTAAGGACGAACTGTCAATTAACTTCTGTGACGATCACAGTATGGCCATGGTATTTACGGGCACCAGGCACTTTAAACATTAA
- a CDS encoding CDGSH iron-sulfur domain-containing protein has translation METPEIPQKAPIRLEMEAGTYFWCTCGKSDNQPFCDGKHKGSSFSPEKVVFEEAKTVSWCACKHSGNGTFCDGSHKSL, from the coding sequence ATGGAAACTCCTGAAATACCTCAAAAAGCACCCATAAGACTAGAAATGGAAGCAGGCACCTATTTTTGGTGCACCTGCGGAAAGAGTGATAATCAGCCATTTTGCGATGGCAAGCACAAAGGTTCGTCATTCAGCCCTGAGAAAGTAGTATTTGAAGAAGCTAAGACGGTATCGTGGTGCGCATGCAAGCACTCAGGCAACGGTACTTTCTGTGATGGCTCGCACAAATCGCTATAA
- the mreC gene encoding rod shape-determining protein MreC, with amino-acid sequence MGQLLAFLVKYRAFFIFLFLELICISLIVSNNDYQRSAYLKSSNGLIGSITESSDNIGEYFGLRRVNRELAEENARLRELLLSKPGISIDSLSNYTIESDSTDSLEYVLRSAEIVRNNIRMANNFFMINKGTKDGIKAEMGVVSPSGVVGKIRYASKNYAEGISLLNTRNSFSAKHKNSDRIGTVQWDGVDPKVAKLLFITPDVNMQVGDTIVTSSFNAVFPKNLIIGTVKSSQRDANNTYLDVDVDLSVDFGRLSYVYVIENIRKPEQDSLSNTNPLDIQ; translated from the coding sequence ATGGGGCAGCTACTCGCCTTTCTAGTTAAATACCGAGCATTTTTCATCTTTCTTTTTCTGGAGTTGATATGCATCTCGCTTATTGTCTCAAACAATGACTACCAGCGAAGTGCCTATTTGAAATCTTCTAACGGTCTGATTGGGTCTATCACTGAATCATCGGACAACATTGGGGAGTATTTCGGCTTGAGAAGAGTAAACCGTGAGTTGGCTGAAGAGAACGCCAGACTTCGCGAACTACTGCTTTCCAAACCAGGTATCTCGATTGACTCTTTGAGCAATTATACCATTGAATCCGACAGTACGGATTCATTAGAGTATGTGCTGAGGTCTGCAGAAATTGTCAGGAATAATATCCGCATGGCCAACAACTTCTTTATGATTAACAAGGGAACTAAAGATGGAATAAAAGCGGAAATGGGTGTCGTCAGTCCTAGTGGTGTTGTAGGTAAAATTCGATATGCATCGAAGAATTATGCCGAGGGGATTTCTCTTTTGAATACGCGGAACTCTTTCTCAGCTAAGCACAAAAACTCGGATAGAATTGGAACCGTTCAATGGGATGGTGTCGACCCAAAAGTGGCCAAGCTCTTGTTCATCACACCAGATGTCAATATGCAAGTGGGCGACACTATAGTAACTTCAAGCTTCAATGCGGTCTTTCCAAAAAATCTGATCATAGGTACCGTCAAGAGTAGTCAGCGAGATGCAAACAATACTTACTTGGATGTTGATGTCGATTTGAGCGTTGATTTTGGAAGGCTTTCCTACGTATACGTAATTGAGAATATCAGAAAACCTGAGCAAGATTCATTAAGTAATACTAACCCCTTAGACATTCAGTGA
- the rodA gene encoding rod shape-determining protein RodA gives MSREGGFFANLDWLTVFLYLILITLGWFNIYASIYDPVADLSILDFSINSGRQLLFIGSSVILIIIILLLDFRIYESIAPLLYGIFILLLIAVVIVGKEINGAKAWFQFGSFRLQPSEFTKFATALLLGRYISTNSVKLTEFKSQMTSLLIMLFPVCLIMLQPDLGSSLIFFSFVIPIFREGLPPIYLIAGLSMVIIGVLAIVLPIDQIAIILGSIGVIWVLLTSKSLKNILLTLLIVGASIGFASGFNYAFEEVLPKYQRDRILVIFYPDIIDPQGAGYNLNQSKIAIGSGGFAGKGFLDGTQTKFDFVPEQSTDFIFSTLAEEHGWLGSAFIIALFIALMMRIVFIAERQKSQFARIYGYSVAGIIFFHFTINIAMTIGLFPVVGIPLPFFSYGGSSLWSFTIMLFVLLKIDMHRTQVLMRG, from the coding sequence TTGAGCAGAGAAGGCGGATTTTTTGCAAACTTAGATTGGCTTACGGTCTTTTTATACCTTATTCTAATCACACTGGGATGGTTTAATATCTATGCCTCCATTTACGACCCTGTAGCCGATTTAAGCATACTGGACTTCAGTATAAATTCGGGCAGGCAACTTCTTTTCATTGGTTCTTCCGTTATTCTAATCATCATCATTCTTCTGCTGGATTTCAGAATCTATGAGTCCATAGCACCCCTACTTTACGGTATTTTCATTCTCCTACTGATCGCTGTGGTCATTGTTGGAAAAGAGATAAATGGAGCAAAGGCTTGGTTTCAGTTTGGGTCGTTCAGATTGCAACCCTCAGAATTTACCAAGTTTGCCACCGCTCTTTTATTAGGCAGATACATTTCTACCAACAGCGTAAAGCTGACAGAATTCAAGAGTCAGATGACCTCGCTTCTCATTATGCTTTTTCCGGTATGTCTTATCATGCTTCAACCGGATCTGGGTTCATCACTGATTTTTTTCTCGTTTGTGATTCCGATATTCAGAGAAGGACTGCCTCCAATCTATTTAATTGCTGGCTTGTCGATGGTGATTATCGGAGTACTTGCCATTGTATTGCCGATTGATCAAATCGCCATTATACTAGGGTCGATTGGTGTGATTTGGGTCTTACTCACTTCAAAGTCCTTGAAGAATATTCTGCTTACCCTTCTCATTGTTGGGGCAAGCATTGGTTTTGCCAGTGGCTTTAATTATGCCTTCGAAGAAGTTTTACCAAAGTATCAAAGAGACCGAATCTTGGTAATCTTTTATCCAGATATCATCGATCCGCAAGGTGCCGGGTACAATTTGAACCAAAGTAAAATCGCTATTGGTTCAGGGGGATTTGCCGGAAAAGGATTTCTGGACGGTACACAAACCAAGTTTGACTTTGTGCCCGAGCAGAGCACCGATTTTATTTTTAGTACACTAGCTGAAGAGCATGGCTGGCTGGGCAGTGCATTTATCATTGCCTTATTTATAGCCTTAATGATGCGGATAGTTTTTATCGCTGAGCGCCAAAAATCACAGTTTGCAAGAATCTATGGCTATAGCGTAGCGGGAATCATTTTCTTTCACTTCACGATTAATATCGCCATGACCATTGGGTTATTCCCAGTTGTAGGCATACCCTTGCCATTCTTTAGCTATGGTGGATCATCCCTTTGGTCTTTTACAATTATGCTCTTTGTGCTGCTCAAGATTGATATGCACCGTACGCAGGTCTTAATGAGAGGTTAG
- a CDS encoding geranylgeranylglycerol-phosphate geranylgeranyltransferase: MQSITNSKSLVFNYLKLVRGFNLFMVALTQYLTAIFLIGGAENWYQTLTDKGFFLLVSSTVMITGAGYLINDYYDVKIDLINKPQRVVVGKDLKRRWVIAGHTALNLGAVAMGFSLSITIGIINFGASFLLWLYSNQLKRLPFVGNLSIALLTGTTLILVSEYFGDKKYLILCYAVFAAFITLIREIIKDMEDMKGDERFGCRTVPIVFGIAKTKWIIYVIAAGFLTTVFLMISHISMILPITLTVALIFLIFGLIKADTVKAYHQLSTLSKVIMLLGVISMIWI; the protein is encoded by the coding sequence ATGCAAAGCATTACCAATTCCAAATCACTGGTTTTTAATTACCTGAAGCTTGTTAGGGGTTTTAACCTCTTTATGGTTGCGCTTACGCAATACCTAACCGCTATTTTTTTAATTGGTGGTGCAGAGAATTGGTATCAGACATTGACCGATAAAGGCTTCTTTCTGCTCGTTTCTTCAACGGTAATGATTACAGGTGCAGGCTATCTAATCAATGATTATTACGATGTAAAAATCGACTTGATCAACAAACCACAGCGCGTTGTTGTAGGGAAGGACTTGAAGCGTAGGTGGGTGATTGCGGGACATACTGCCTTGAATCTCGGAGCAGTGGCTATGGGTTTTAGCCTCTCGATAACAATCGGCATAATCAACTTTGGGGCCTCTTTTCTCTTATGGCTCTATTCAAATCAACTGAAGAGACTTCCGTTTGTCGGAAACCTCTCTATTGCCCTTTTGACAGGAACAACATTGATTCTGGTAAGTGAGTACTTTGGTGATAAAAAGTATCTGATCCTGTGCTACGCAGTTTTTGCCGCTTTCATTACCCTTATCCGCGAGATAATAAAGGACATGGAAGACATGAAGGGCGATGAGCGCTTTGGCTGCAGAACGGTGCCAATAGTCTTTGGAATAGCCAAAACTAAATGGATCATCTATGTCATAGCCGCAGGCTTTCTCACAACCGTATTCTTGATGATCAGCCATATCTCCATGATTCTACCCATTACGCTGACTGTTGCCTTAATTTTTCTGATCTTTGGGCTCATAAAAGCAGACACTGTCAAAGCCTATCATCAGTTGAGCACTTTGAGTAAAGTCATCATGCTTTTAGGTGTCATTAGTATGATTTGGATATGA
- a CDS encoding rod shape-determining protein, whose translation MGFFDFLTSDIAIDLGTANTLIIHKDKIVVDEPSIIAIDRNTNKVLAIGKDAMNMHEKTHDNIKTIRPLKDGVIADFEAAEMMIKGMIKMIDLKKRSFMPSSHRMVICIPSGITEVEKRAVRDSAEHANAKEVYMIYEPIAAAIGTGIKIDEPVGSMIVDIGGGTTEIAVIALSGIVCDQSIRVAGDTFTKDILDYMRRQHNLLIGERSAEKVKIAIGSALTELEDPPEDYEIRGRDLMTGIPKVIKISYSEIAFALDKSVSKIEEAVLKALEISPPELSADIYDRGIYLTGGGAMLKGLDKRLALKTKLPIHIADDPLRAVVRGTGESLKNIDSYRTVLMT comes from the coding sequence ATGGGTTTTTTCGACTTCCTAACAAGTGACATTGCCATTGACCTTGGAACAGCAAATACACTGATCATTCACAAGGACAAAATCGTAGTAGACGAGCCATCCATCATTGCCATCGATAGAAATACCAACAAGGTGTTAGCCATCGGCAAAGACGCGATGAACATGCACGAAAAAACACATGACAATATCAAAACCATTAGGCCATTGAAAGACGGTGTAATTGCCGATTTCGAAGCTGCTGAAATGATGATCAAAGGGATGATCAAAATGATCGACCTTAAAAAGAGAAGCTTTATGCCGTCTTCTCACCGCATGGTGATTTGCATTCCTTCTGGAATCACTGAAGTGGAAAAACGTGCAGTACGAGATTCAGCCGAACATGCCAATGCTAAAGAAGTCTATATGATATATGAGCCGATCGCTGCGGCTATCGGTACTGGAATTAAGATAGATGAGCCTGTTGGATCTATGATTGTAGATATCGGGGGTGGTACCACTGAGATTGCTGTAATCGCATTGAGTGGAATTGTCTGTGATCAGTCAATTCGCGTTGCTGGTGATACTTTCACCAAAGATATTCTTGACTATATGAGAAGGCAACATAACCTCCTTATTGGTGAGCGTTCTGCCGAGAAAGTTAAAATAGCTATCGGTTCTGCCCTAACTGAACTTGAAGATCCGCCAGAAGATTACGAAATCAGAGGTAGAGATTTGATGACGGGTATTCCTAAGGTGATTAAGATCTCATATTCCGAAATTGCATTTGCTTTGGACAAGTCTGTTTCGAAAATCGAAGAAGCAGTGCTTAAGGCCTTGGAGATTTCCCCACCAGAGCTTTCTGCTGATATTTATGACAGAGGTATTTACCTTACAGGTGGTGGTGCAATGCTCAAAGGCCTTGACAAAAGACTAGCGCTTAAGACTAAACTCCCTATCCACATTGCAGATGATCCATTAAGAGCGGTTGTAAGAGGAACGGGTGAGTCTTTGAAGAACATTGATTCGTATCGAACGGTACTAATGACTTAA
- a CDS encoding phosphoribosylglycinamide formyltransferase, which produces MSKKRISIFASGSGSNAEKFFEYFQNDPEIEITSIFTNNKSAGVIERANRFDIPHHVYNRTYWKTGESILGILEKEQIEFIVLAGFMLLIPDSLVKAYPDRIFNIHPALLPKFGGQGMYGMNVHKAVKAAEESESGITIHFVNENYDEGQIIAQASCAIDSSDSAEEIAKKVLRLEHENYPKVVAEVIRKSI; this is translated from the coding sequence ATGAGTAAGAAAAGAATTTCGATTTTCGCTTCAGGTAGCGGATCTAATGCTGAAAAGTTTTTTGAATACTTTCAAAACGATCCAGAAATAGAGATCACTTCTATCTTTACTAATAATAAGTCTGCAGGCGTAATAGAAAGAGCCAATCGGTTCGATATTCCTCACCATGTCTATAATCGTACCTATTGGAAAACGGGAGAATCAATTCTGGGTATTTTAGAGAAGGAACAGATTGAATTCATTGTTTTGGCCGGTTTCATGCTATTAATCCCCGATAGTCTGGTAAAGGCTTATCCCGATCGTATCTTCAATATTCACCCCGCTCTTCTTCCCAAATTTGGAGGACAAGGCATGTATGGTATGAATGTGCACAAGGCAGTAAAGGCCGCTGAAGAATCTGAATCTGGAATAACTATACACTTCGTAAACGAAAACTATGACGAGGGTCAAATCATTGCCCAGGCTTCTTGTGCTATTGACAGCTCAGATTCTGCCGAAGAAATAGCTAAAAAAGTATTGCGTTTGGAGCACGAAAATTATCCGAAAGTCGTGGCTGAAGTAATTCGGAAATCCATATAA
- the mrdA gene encoding penicillin-binding protein 2 yields the protein MLENRRYIIQIFFIFIGLVFLVRLFALQVADDTYRTKAERNILQRIVEYPFRGLIYDRNNELIVYNEPIYDLMVVPRDVQISDTTEFCKLFDITRDEFDENITRTKRYSRVKPSVFLKKISHEKYAKIQDQLYKFNGFYVNPRTVRKYSKPVLANELGYIGEISQSQLDKDTSGYRAGDYIGITGLEEYYEPRLRGERGVSYKMVNVQGIDKGSYKGGAIDTVSVPGQNLLTTLDLELQEYAEKLLAGKRGSVVAIEPSTGEILVMASAPSYDPNLLTGKNFGENFDIIKNDTTAPLFNRATMAQYPAGSIFKTVQALIALDEGVTTPTEQIYCDTLSIGDHAPPGYYDVKKGIAKSSNNYFYELMRRVVNREIDPNTYKDSEIGMDRWADGIRRFGFGQPTGIDIPGEENGLVPDASYYDRLYDNKPWKYSNVASLSIGQGELLVTPVQMANVAAIIANRGHYYKPHLVKGFEKDGKVELLQFEKKEPGKGKDYYPVVIDAMASVMAETAPRAIINDIEIIGKTGTAENGLKDETPDHSVFIAFAPRENPKIAIAVYVENSGYGGRAAACTASLLIEKHLRGYIKHGWWKREEYVLKGDFLDGKQN from the coding sequence ATGTTGGAGAATAGACGATACATCATACAAATTTTCTTCATTTTCATAGGACTCGTCTTTTTAGTGCGCCTCTTTGCCTTGCAGGTAGCAGATGACACCTACAGGACCAAGGCTGAACGAAACATCCTTCAGAGGATCGTGGAGTATCCTTTTAGAGGTTTGATATACGATCGGAATAATGAGCTCATCGTTTATAATGAGCCCATCTATGACCTTATGGTTGTGCCCCGGGACGTACAAATATCAGACACAACTGAGTTCTGTAAGCTGTTCGATATTACCAGAGATGAGTTTGATGAGAATATCACAAGAACAAAGCGCTATTCGAGAGTAAAACCATCGGTTTTCCTGAAGAAAATCTCACATGAGAAGTATGCCAAGATTCAAGATCAGCTTTATAAGTTCAATGGATTCTATGTAAACCCGAGAACAGTTAGAAAGTATTCAAAACCTGTACTGGCCAACGAGCTGGGATACATAGGTGAAATAAGTCAGTCACAATTAGACAAAGATACCTCTGGCTATAGGGCCGGTGACTACATAGGTATCACCGGTCTTGAAGAATACTACGAACCTCGACTTCGCGGAGAAAGAGGCGTGAGTTATAAGATGGTCAATGTTCAAGGTATAGATAAGGGATCTTATAAAGGGGGTGCTATTGACACGGTTTCTGTTCCAGGACAAAACCTATTAACAACCCTTGATCTGGAACTTCAAGAATATGCTGAAAAATTACTGGCTGGCAAGCGAGGTAGTGTTGTAGCGATTGAACCTTCCACGGGTGAAATCTTGGTAATGGCTTCGGCACCCTCTTACGACCCCAACTTATTAACTGGAAAGAATTTTGGAGAGAATTTCGACATTATCAAAAATGACACGACAGCACCATTGTTCAATAGAGCAACCATGGCTCAATATCCTGCTGGTTCAATTTTCAAAACTGTACAAGCATTAATAGCCCTTGATGAAGGGGTTACCACACCTACCGAACAAATTTATTGTGATACGCTCAGCATTGGTGATCACGCACCTCCTGGTTACTATGATGTAAAGAAAGGAATAGCCAAATCATCAAATAATTATTTCTATGAGTTAATGCGGAGAGTAGTTAACAGAGAAATAGACCCAAATACTTACAAGGACTCTGAAATAGGTATGGATAGATGGGCGGATGGTATCAGGCGATTTGGCTTTGGTCAGCCTACCGGTATTGACATTCCAGGAGAAGAGAATGGGTTAGTTCCTGACGCTTCTTACTATGACAGATTATACGACAATAAGCCATGGAAGTATTCTAATGTAGCCTCACTTTCAATTGGGCAAGGCGAGTTACTGGTAACTCCTGTGCAAATGGCCAACGTAGCAGCTATTATTGCAAACAGGGGTCATTACTATAAACCTCATTTAGTAAAGGGGTTTGAGAAAGATGGCAAAGTGGAATTATTACAGTTCGAGAAGAAGGAACCAGGTAAAGGAAAGGATTACTATCCGGTGGTAATTGACGCAATGGCATCAGTGATGGCCGAAACTGCACCCAGAGCGATCATCAATGATATTGAGATAATTGGTAAAACTGGAACCGCTGAGAATGGCCTTAAGGATGAAACGCCTGATCACTCTGTTTTCATAGCCTTCGCTCCTCGAGAAAATCCAAAAATTGCGATCGCAGTTTATGTAGAAAACTCTGGGTATGGCGGTAGAGCTGCCGCTTGCACAGCTAGTCTATTGATAGAAAAACATCTTCGCGGTTATATCAAACACGGTTGGTGGAAGCGCGAAGAATATGTATTGAAGGGTGATTTTCTAGACGGTAAGCAGAATTGA
- a CDS encoding Rossmann-like and DUF2520 domain-containing protein produces MKSQRIGILGTGNVAWQLARTLENGGHVIRHIYDRDITKAEKFAMDYFNASTGDSLDLSGVDANLFLMAISDDSIEEVAQQLKLPQNATLVHTSGTIPLNALGYAQTHNIGVFYPLQTFSKGKSTDLTDIPICIEGESQETIELLRAIGNSISHSVHVLNSNQRKVIHLSAVFACNFTNHMFTISKGILDSNDLDFDLLKPLIAETLNKSFDIGPDNAQTGPAIRGDMETLDKQFESLSNDPNVAEIYRMISQNIIDYYQE; encoded by the coding sequence ATGAAAAGCCAAAGAATTGGAATTCTTGGAACTGGGAACGTAGCATGGCAATTAGCCAGAACCTTGGAAAATGGTGGCCACGTGATCCGTCATATCTATGATCGTGACATTACCAAGGCAGAAAAGTTTGCTATGGACTATTTTAACGCATCTACTGGGGATTCATTGGATCTGTCAGGTGTTGATGCCAATCTATTTTTGATGGCCATTTCAGACGATAGCATTGAGGAAGTGGCTCAGCAGTTAAAACTGCCTCAAAATGCTACCCTTGTTCACACATCTGGAACAATACCTTTAAATGCTTTAGGCTATGCTCAAACCCACAACATTGGTGTTTTTTATCCACTTCAAACTTTCAGCAAAGGCAAAAGCACGGACCTTACTGATATTCCAATATGTATCGAGGGAGAATCACAAGAGACTATCGAACTTCTTAGAGCAATCGGAAACAGCATAAGCCACTCCGTTCATGTACTCAATAGCAATCAGCGAAAGGTCATTCACCTATCGGCCGTCTTTGCCTGCAACTTCACCAACCATATGTTTACCATATCAAAGGGTATTTTAGATTCCAACGATCTTGACTTTGACTTGCTCAAGCCCTTGATTGCAGAAACATTGAATAAATCCTTCGACATTGGGCCGGATAATGCGCAAACAGGGCCGGCTATTAGAGGTGATATGGAAACTTTAGACAAACAGTTTGAATCCCTATCTAATGATCCTAATGTGGCCGAAATTTATCGTATGATTTCGCAGAATATTATCGATTACTATCAAGAATAG